The genome window GCACTGTGGGAGGGACTTCAGTCCCGACTGCTGCCGAGATCGGATAGCCAGCCCACTCCGTTCCTCGCGGCTGGAGCCGCTCCTACAACGGCAAGCAGCCGGGAAAACGCCACCGTTACGGCGCGCATGCCGCCAGTTTCTGGTCGGCGTACCACAGCGCGCGCCGCGCCAGGTCGTAGGCGCTGTCGGCGGCGCGCGGCAGGGTCTGCTGCGCCAGGATCGGGTCGGCACCGCGGGCCATGGCGTTTTCCACCCGCTGCAGGTCGCCCAGGTTGTCCAGCACCGGCTGCAGCAGGCGGCTGCGCTGCGCCGCAGGGCAGGCCGCACGGCGCTGCTCCAGTTCGCCGATCGCCTTGCGGATGCGGCGGCTGGCCTCGCCGTCCAGGCCGGGCGCCTTTTCCAACGCGATCGGCGCGGCCTTGTAGGCATCGCCGGTGGCCTCGCTGCCGAGATCGCCCGGGCGCTCGTGCAGCGCCGGGTTGAAGCGCACGTCCGGCGGCGGCCGCGCCACCGCCGGCTGGTCGCTGCTCTTGGGCAGCATCTTCTTCATCGCATCGCCGATGCCCTGCATGGCCACGTCGCCCAGGGTGCCGTCGCTGGCCCAGTCCTTGTCGAAGCGGGTGGGCCGGTAGTCGATCGGGTTCGGACGCTCGAGCAGGCGCTTGGCCTTGGCCAGGTCGCGCGGGTTGGTGGTGCCCGGCGCGGTGCCCGGCGCCTCGGCGAACGGGTCCACCGCCACGCCGTCCGGCAGCCGCGCGCTGCCATCGCGGGTGTACAGCGTGGCACGCATCGGTGCGGCCGGCGCGGCCACCGCGGTGGCGCTGCGGGTCGGTGGCGGCAGCGACGCTTGCGCCGCGCGCGCGGCAGCCAGTGCGCGCCGTGCCGCGGCATGCGATGGCGGCGGCGGTGCCGCGACCGCGACCGAGCGCGGCACGAATACCAGCCGCATCGCATCGTGGGCATGCGCCGGCGCCGCCGCCGGCGCGATCAACAGCAGGCGGCCCAGCAACAGCAGGATCAGCACGGTGGTGACGGCCGCGCCCAGGTGCAGCAGCCGGTCTTGCACAGGTGCAGACGTCACGATGATCGAGATTCCATAGCCAGGCATGCGTCCACCGGAGGAGTGTCTCCGGACTGCGCTATGGTGCCGTGAGTTCCTGTACCGCACCGTGTCGGTCGGCGTCCACCGCCATCATGCACGGCCATGCGCCGCCAGACTGCAGGTGCAAAACCCCTGCCACGCTTGACGCTGCGCCATGCCGCGAGGAAACCGGCTAAGGTGGCCGGCGCCGATAGGGCGACAGCCGGCGTACAGCCAGCGCGCGTCGTCGGCGCCGATATCCCCTGTTCTGGAGAACGCGCCTGTTGTGGAGAAGCACATGATCCGATGGCTCGGCGCCTGCCTGCTGAGCGCCACCGCGACGCTGCCAGCCACCGCGGCGCCCTCGCACCTGGACACAATCGCCGAGCGCGGCACGCTGCGCGTGTGCAGCACCGGCGACTACCTGCCGTACAGCCTGCTGCGCGCGGACGGGGGCTACGAGGGCATCGACATCACCCTGGCGCAATCGCTCGCGGCCAGCCTGCAGGTGCCGGTGCAGTGGGTCCCCACGCGTTGGGCGACACTGCTGCCGGACCTGCTCGCCGATCGCTGCGACATCGCCGTGGGCGGCATCTCGGTGTCGCTGCCACGGCAGCGCCACGCCTGGTTCAGCGCGGTGCTCGACGTGGACGGCAAGATTCCGCTGGTGCGCTGCGCCGACCAGCAGCGCTATCGCGACATCGCGCAGATCAATCGCGCCGAGGTGCGGGTGATCGAACCGCGCGGCGGCACCAACGAAGCCTTCGCCCGCCGCGCGCTGCCGCACGCGCCGCTGACCCTGTCCGACGACAACACCGCGATCTTCCGCGACCTGGCCGAAGGCCGCGCCGACGTGATGATCACCGACGCCTCCGAAGCGCGCTTCCAGCAGCGCCGCGTGCCCGGCCTGTGCGCGGTGAACCCGCAACAGCCGCTGCAGTACAGCGAAAAGGCGTTCCTGCTGCCGCGCGACGACATGGCCTGGAAGGCCTACGTGGACCAGTGGCTGCACCTGAGCAAGGCCAGCGGCGAGTACCGCAAGGCGCAGGCGCCGTGGCTGGGGGAGGCGGCCGAGTAGCTTGCCGGGAAGCGTTGCGGATCGCACGGTTGCCGGGATCGGCGATGTACGGCGCGTCATGCGCATCGACCATGATGCCGTAGCAATCGGCGAACGGCGGCGTGCGGTCAGCCAGCCTGGCCGAGCTGTTCGGCCAGGTCGTTGCGCGGCGAGCGGCCGTACAGGCGGCTGTATTCGCGACTGAACTGCGACGGGCTCTGGTAGCCGACGCGGTAGCCGGCCGCACCCACGTCCATCCGCTCCACCACCATCAGCCGCCGCGCCTCGCGCAGGCGCAACTGCTTCTGGTATTGCAGCGGGGTCATCGCGGTCACCGCATTGAAATGGTGATGCAGCGACGAAGCGCTCATGTTCACCTGCCGCGCCAGGTCTTCGATCCGCAGCGGCTCGGCGTAGTGCTGGCGGTATTGACCGACACGCCGCGCACGCAATCGGCGCTGGCCTGCGCCGGCAGCGGAATGCGTTCGAGCAGATCGCGCAGCCGGTCCGGGCGGATTGCCATGCCCACGCCCAGCAACGGCCGCTCCGGGCTGGCCTGGGCGATCCGCGACACCACCGGCAGATCCAACGCCACCAGCAGGTAGGTGCCGACACCGTAGCGGTACTCCTCCGTGCCCAGGCTCAGGCATTTCTCGCCCTGCACCATCAGCGCGAAGCACGGCCACTGTGCGGCGTGCGTCTTCGGCGAGGGCGCGGTGCGGTGCGAACAGAACAGGCCGTCGATGGCGGTATCGCCGTCGGGGACGGCCAATCGGGCAATGAGTGCAGCGATTTCTTGATAGCGGTCGGCAAGCGCGGTCATCGGCGTCGGGCGCGGTGGCGGGCAATCGAAGGACCTGCAGCTTGCCTGGTGCTGCGACGGCGCGGTCGCCGCCATGGAACGGTTTGCAGGATCGGACAAGAATTCCGCGGGATCGCGATAACGCGCCGCGGCGCCGCGCTCGCATTCTGTGCAGGTAGGATCCCCCGTCGCGTCTACCGGAGTGCTCCCATGCCCCTCCTGCTTCCCGCCGCCCTCAGCTGCACGCCGATCGCCGCCGCCGCGCCCTGCCGCGCCCTTTCCCACCACTGCGCCGCGCCGCGCAACGCGCAGGGCTGAGCCGATGCAAGCGCATAGCGAAGCCCTGGAAATCACCACCTTCCGCCTGCAGGACTGCACCTGGCGCACCTTCCTGCGCGCCAATGCCGAAGTCGATGCCTGGCTGCAACGCCAGCCCGGCTTCCGCTCGCGGCGCATCGCGCGGCGCCGCGACGGCACCGTGGTCGACATGCTGCTGTGGGACAGCGTGGCCCACGGCACCGCCTCGGCACGGCGGCTGATGCGCGAACTGCAAGGCGCCGCGATCCATGCACTGATCGATCCGGACACGGTGTCCTGGGACATCGCGCCGGTGCAGCACGTCAGCGGCGAAGAGCGCGGCGACAGCGAGGCGGAAGCCGAAGCGGACAGCCTGGCGGCCTAGCGACGGCGACGGCCGCGCTCACACCCAGCCGCGGCGGCGGAACCACGCAAGCGGCAGCACCACGCTCAGCGCGATCACGCCCAGCGCCCAGTAATAGGCGTCGTGCCACTTGAGTTCGGGCATGTGCGCGAAGTTCATACCCCAAATGCCGACCAGCACCGTCGGCGGGATGCCCACCACCGACGCCACCGCCATCACCTTCATCACGTTGTTCTGGTCGATGTTGATCATGCCCAGCACGCTGTCGAGCAGGAACTCGACGCGGTCGTCCAGGTGCTGCTCAAATTCGCTCAGGGTGACCAGGTCCTTGTGCAGCAGGCCGATGCGCTTGGCCGCATCGTCGCCGAACCAGTCCGGCGCGGCGCCGTCCAGGTAGGTGGCCAGGCGCAACAGGCCGTGGCCGGCGTTGTGCATGCCGCCGAGCCGCCGGCCCATGCCGCCGACCGCGTGCAGCATCCGCTCCAGATCGCGCGAGGTGTGCGGTTGGTCGAAGGCCATGCGGGTGGTCTCGGTGATCTCCGCCTCCAGCGCTTCCAGCCGGTCCGCCAACTGCCCGACCAGCTGATCGAGCAGGCGCAGCAGCAGATCGTCGCTGCTCCGGCACGGGGTGTTCTCCAAGTGCGCGGCCACCGCTTGCAGCGACCCCATGCGCTGCTCGCGCTGAGTCACCAGCGCCCGCGGCGACAGCGCGAAGCCCAGCGGTGCGGTCGGGCCGTCCTCGTCCTGGAAGCGCGGCACATTGAGGAACAGCACGTCGCCCTCGATGCGCACCCGGCTGCTGAACTCGATCTCGCCGATCGCCGCCCGCGTGGGCAGGGCGAACCCCACCTGCCGGTCGGCCTCGGCCAGTTCTTCGCGGCTGGGCTGGCACAGGTCCACCCAGCAGAACGGTTGCGCGGACGTTCCGGCGATTCGGTGGATCGTGATCATCGGGTTCGGCTTGGTCGCGGGAGGGCGCGAGCATCCTCCGCCGCGGCTGAAGCGAACGTCAACGGCGCAGGCACGCGCCGCGGCGGGCAACGCCGTGCCAGCGCGCCGACAGCGCCATCGCCGCGCTAAGGCCGGCCCTCGCCACGCTGCCGCAGTTCAGCCGCGCGCGCCACCGCGACGCTTCAACGCATAGCCCACGCCCAGCAGCAGGAACCAGGCCGGGCTGGCCAGCAACGCCTGCCGGGTATCGTCCTGCAGCGTCAGCAACGCCAGCACGAAGGCGAAGAACGCCAGGCACACGTAGCACATGAGCACGCCGCCGGGCAGCTTGAACGCCGAGGCCGCATGCAGCTGCGGGCGCTTGCGCCGGTAGGCGATGTACGCGCACAGGATCAGCGACCAGACGAACATGAACAGCACCGCGGCCAGCGTGGTGACCAGGGTGAACGCGGTGACCAGATTCGGGATCAGGTACACCAGCAGCGTGCCGCCCAGCAGGCACGCGCAGGAAAACAGCAAGCCGCGCGCCGGCACCGCCGCGCGCGACAGCCGGGCGAAGCCGCGCGGCGCGTGCCGCTCTTCGGCCAGGCCGTACAGCATGCGGCTGGTGGAGAAGATACCGCTGTTGGCCGAGGAGGTGGCCGAGGTCAGCACCACGAAATTGATCAGGCTGGCCGCCGCCGGCACCCCGGCCAGCACGAATAGCTCCACGAACGGGCTCTTGCCCGGCACCACCTCGCGCCACGGCGTCACCGCCATGATCGCGATCAGCGCCAGCACGTAGAACACCAGGATCCGCACCGGAATCGAATTGATCGCCTTGGGCAGGTTGCGCCGCGGGTCGGCGGTCTCGGCGGCGGTGGTGCCGACCAGTTCGATGCCGACGAAGGCGAACACCGCGATCTGGAAGCCGGCGAAGAAACCGCCGATGCCCATCGGGAACATGCCGCCGTCGTTCCACAGATTGGCCAGCGAGGCCACGTGCCCGGACGGCGACTGGAATCCCCAGGCCACCAGCCCGGCGCCGGTCAGGATCAACGCGCAAATGGCCACGATCTTGATCAGCGCGAACCAGAATTCCAGTTCGCCGAACAGCTTTACCGTCACCAGGTTCAGGCTCAGCAGCAACAGCACGCATAGCAGCGCCGGGATCCACGGCGCCAGGCCGGGAAACCAGAACTGCGCGTACGCCGCGATCGCGATCACGTCGGCGATGGCGGTGATGATCCAGCAGAACCAGTAGGTCCAGCCGCAGAAGAACCCGGCCCACGGACCGAGCAGATCGGTGGAGAAGTCGATGAACGACTTGTACTCCAGGTTCGACAGCAGCAGTTCGCCCATCGCGCGCATCACGAAGAACAGCATCGCGCCGATGATCAGGTATACGAACAGGATCGACGGGCCGGCCAGGCTGATGGTCTTGCCCGAGCCCATGAACAGGCCGGTGCCGATGGCGCCACCGATCGCGATCAATTGCAGGTGGCGGTTGCACAGGCTGCGCTTGAGATGGTCGGGCTGGGCGGACGGGTCGGACATGGGCGCGGCCATCGGCAGGGGATCCGACAACATAGAAGATGCGACGCGCACGCGCCAGAGCGCTGCGCCCGCGTTACGCGCGGAAACCGGCACAAACCGCGCCGCCGCCAGCGCCAGCACGCCGCGCACGGCTCACACGATCTTGGTGCGCCGCCACCATTGCGTGACTTTTTCCTCGCGCACCAGGGTGAACAGGCCGGCGCCCAGGATCAGCGCGATGCCGACCAGCATCGGCCAGTCCAGGTGATCGTGGAACAGCCAGTAGCCGAAACCGATCGCCCACAGCATCTGGCTGTACTGGGTCGGCGCCACCGCGCTGACCGGCGCCAGCTGCGACGCGTACATCAGGAAGATCGCCGCCAGCCCCGCGAGCAGGCCATAGCCGGCCAGCAGCACCCATTGCTGCCAGGTCGGCCACACGAACGTCGGCAGCATCAGCAACCCGCCCATCAGCAACGGGCCGAGCACGCAGGCGCTGTACAGGGTCAGGCGCTTCTCGCCCGGCCCGGCCATGCGCAGGCTGATCACCGACACCGCCCCGACCAAGCCGCAGACGATGGCCGCGACATGGCCCTGGCTCAGGTGCCGGAAGCCCGGCCGCAATACGATCAGCACGCCGACGAAGCCGACGATCACCGCCAGCCAGCGCCGCCAGCGCACTTCCTCCTTGAGCAACAGCACCGACAGCACGGTGACGAAGATCGGCATCAGGAAGATCAGCGCGAACGCCTCGGCCATCGGCAACAGGGTGAAGGCGGTGACCGCCGACAGATTGCCGACCGCACCGGTGAACGCGCGCAGCAGCCAGATGCTGGGGCGCTGCGCCACCACCACCTCGCGCCAGCGGTCGCCGCGCTTCTTCAGGAACGGCAGCGCGGTGAGCATCAGCAACGCGCCGAAGAACACCACCTCGTAGGCCGGCAGCGTGCCTTCCAGGCCCTTCACGAACGCGTCGCTGACCGAATAAGCGGCATAGCAGGCGAAACCGAGCAGCACACCTTTGAGCATCGCGGATCCTGGCAGCTGGCGCCGCGCGCGGCGTCGGTCATTGAAGGGAGAGGACGGCGTCATTATGCGTCGCCATCGCCACGGCCACCATGACGGCTCGCTGCAGCCAACACGCGCGCGAGCCACGTGCCGCTGTGCGGACTGCGCCGCCGTCGCCGATGATTCCCGTGCCAGGCACGCCGCGGCAGCGCCAGCGCAGGACGTCGCAACGGGCCTCGGTTACGATGCCCTCCCCCGTATCGACGACCCGGCCTCGCGCAGCGCGCGCTGGCGCATCGCCTCCCTCGACGTGACCCATTCCACCGGCCCCCTGCTGACCCGCCCGCTCGCCAACGCGCTGCTTGTCGCACGCGATGGCGGCGCCGCCACCTGGACCGGGTCGCTGGATCTGCAGCGCAGCGAGGGCCAGGCCCTGCTCGCCACTGACAGCTGGCAGTGGCATGGACAGGCGTATCCGTATCCGTCCAAGCTCAAGGACCGCACGATCTACCACTGGGACGGCGACGAGTTCGCGCCGGTGTCGCGCTTCGGCGGCGCGCTGATCAAGCTGGTGCCGACCGAATGGGGCGCACCGACCTTCGAGATCGACGGCATCAAGATGCTGCCGAGCGCGCAGCTGTCGCCGTTCGAGGACGCGCGGCGCAAGGTCGCGCTGATCGAACCGCGCGGCAAGCGGGTGCTCGACACCTGCGGCGGGCTGGGCTATTTCGCCGCCTGCGCGCTGGAGGCCGGCGTGACGCAGCTGCACTCGTTCGAGAAGAACGCCGACGTGCTGTGGCTGCGCACGCTCAACCCGTGGTCGCCGGATCCGGCCGCCAGCGATGGGCGCCTGCAGCTGGAACACGCGGACGTCGGCCAAGCCATCGGTGCCATCGCCAGCGATTCGGTGGATGCGCTGCTGCACGACCCGCCACGCTTCGGCATCGCCGGCGAGCTGTATTCGCAGGCGTTCTACGACCAGCTCGCGCGGGTGCTGCGCCGCGGCGGACGGCTGTTCCACTACACCGGCAGCCCGAACAAACTGACCAGCGGCCGCGACGTGCCGCGCGAGGTGGCCAAGCGCCTGGAGAAGGCCGGCTTCCGCGCAGAACTCGCGCTGGACGGGGTGCTGGCGACGCGCCGCTAGGCTGTCTCGATTCGAGCGTAGTCCTTGCAGGAGCCGCGCCGGGTCGCCTCCGGCCACCGGCAAAGATGGGCCTGACCACATCAGAAAAAGGCATCGGGGGCTGAAGCCTCTCCTACAGTGGATTCAACCGGCTTGCCGCACGCCCTTGTAGGCTTCAGCCGCGACAGACAACCCATCGCGACCGCTGACCCAACGCCATCCGCAGCCGCTTCCGCACCATGTAAAACACTGGAAAAGACTGTCGCGCTGCCTTCACACCGAAGCGGCAATCTGCTCGCGCAACCAGCGATGCGCCGGATCGCGATGCACGCGCTCGTGCCAGAGCATGGCCATCTCGTAACCGGCCACGGGCACCGGCGGTGCGCACACCTTCAGCCCGGAATGCGCGCGCACCACCCGCTCCGGCAGCATCGCCACCAGATCGGTACGCCGCAGCACGTCGATGACGAACAAAAAATGCGGCACCGACAGCACCACCCGGCGCTGCAGCCCGCGCGCGTGCAGCGCCGCGTCGGTGACGCCGCTGAAACCGCCGCCATCCGGCGACACGATCACATGCTCGAGCTTGCAGAATTGCGCCAGCGTCGGCCGCCGCTGCAGCCGCGGATGCTCGGCGCGGCCGACCAGCACATAGTCCTCGGCGAACAGCGTGCGTTGGCGCAGGTGCGGCGGCGCGCCATCGCGGGTGTGCAGGGCCAGGTCGATCTCACCCTGCTCGGCCTGGCGCGCGATCTGCAACGGCGCCATTTCCAGCACCGCCAATCGCGTGCCCGGCGCCGCGCTGCGCAGTGCTGCCAGCGCCGGCAGCAGGATGGTCGATTCGCCGTAATCGGTCGCGGCCACGCGCCAGCGGTTACTCGCCTGCGCGGGGTCGAACGGCGTATCCGCCGCCACGGCGCGCTGCAGCGCCTCCAGCGCCTGCCGCAGCGGCGCGCGCAAGGCCTCGGCACGCGCGGTCGGGCGCATGCCGCGCGGACCGGGCAGCAGCAGTGGATCGTCCAGCGCGGCGCGCAATTTCGCCAGGTGCACGCTGACCGAGGGCTGCGACAGGTGCAGGCGCGCGGCGGCGCGGGTCACGTTGTGCTCGGCGAGCAGCGCGTCCAGGGTCAGCAGCAGGTTCAGGTCCAGACGTCCGAAATCAAGCATGGCTATAGCTGGAATTCCCGCAATTCATTTCAACTATAGCGGGCTGGGGCCTACCTTGGCTGCATCCCATTTCCGAGGTCGCCCATGAACGTGCTGCTGGTCTATGCCCACCCCGAACCCACTTCGCTCAACGGCGCGCTCAAGGACTTCGCCGTGCAACGCCTGCAGGCCGCCGGGCACCACGTGCAGGTATCGGACCTGTATGCGACGCAGTGGAAGCCGACGCTCGACGCACAGGACAGCCTGGATGGCGCGGCCGGCGATCGCTTCGATCCGTCGCTGGACTCCAAGCGCGCCTTCGCCAACGGCCGCCAAAGCGCGGACATCGCCGCCGAGCAGGACAAGCTGCGCTGGGCCGACGCCGTGCTGCTGCAGTTTCCGCTGTGGTGGTTCTCGATGCCGGCGATCCTGAAAGGCTGGGTGGACCGCGTCTATGCGTATGGCTTCGCCTACGGTGTCGGCGAACATTCCGACGCGCGCTGGGGCGACCGCTATGGCGAGGGCAACATGGCCGGCAAGCGCGCGATGTTGATCGTCACCACCGGCGGCTGGGAATCGCATTACGCGCCGCGCGGCATCAACGGCCCGATCGAAGACGTGCTGTTCCCGATCCAGCACGGCATCCTGCACTACCCCGGCTTCGACGTGCTGCCGCCGTTCGTGGTCTATCGCAGCAGCCGCATGGACGCCGATCGGTTCGCGCAGATCCGCGACACGCTCGGCCAGCGCCTGGACACGCTGTGGAGCGCCGCGCCAATCGCGTTCCGCAAGCAGAACGGCGGCGACTATGCCATGCCGGAGCTGACCCTGCGGCCGCAGATCGCCCAGGGCCAGGTCGGGTTCGCCGCGCATGTGACGGACTCAGAGGAAG of Xanthomonas translucens pv. cerealis contains these proteins:
- a CDS encoding transporter substrate-binding domain-containing protein, which gives rise to MIRWLGACLLSATATLPATAAPSHLDTIAERGTLRVCSTGDYLPYSLLRADGGYEGIDITLAQSLAASLQVPVQWVPTRWATLLPDLLADRCDIAVGGISVSLPRQRHAWFSAVLDVDGKIPLVRCADQQRYRDIAQINRAEVRVIEPRGGTNEAFARRALPHAPLTLSDDNTAIFRDLAEGRADVMITDASEARFQQRRVPGLCAVNPQQPLQYSEKAFLLPRDDMAWKAYVDQWLHLSKASGEYRKAQAPWLGEAAE
- a CDS encoding helix-turn-helix transcriptional regulator, producing the protein MSASSLHHHFNAVTAMTPLQYQKQLRLREARRLMVVERMDVGAAGYRVGYQSPSQFSREYSRLYGRSPRNDLAEQLGQAG
- a CDS encoding AraC family transcriptional regulator, producing the protein MTALADRYQEIAALIARLAVPDGDTAIDGLFCSHRTAPSPKTHAAQWPCFALMVQGEKCLSLGTEEYRYGVGTYLLVALDLPVVSRIAQASPERPLLGVGMAIRPDRLRDLLERIPLPAQASADCVRGVSVNTASTTPSRCGSKTWRGR
- a CDS encoding CorA family divalent cation transporter; the protein is MITIHRIAGTSAQPFCWVDLCQPSREELAEADRQVGFALPTRAAIGEIEFSSRVRIEGDVLFLNVPRFQDEDGPTAPLGFALSPRALVTQREQRMGSLQAVAAHLENTPCRSSDDLLLRLLDQLVGQLADRLEALEAEITETTRMAFDQPHTSRDLERMLHAVGGMGRRLGGMHNAGHGLLRLATYLDGAAPDWFGDDAAKRIGLLHKDLVTLSEFEQHLDDRVEFLLDSVLGMINIDQNNVMKVMAVASVVGIPPTVLVGIWGMNFAHMPELKWHDAYYWALGVIALSVVLPLAWFRRRGWV
- the cycA gene encoding D-serine/D-alanine/glycine transporter, with translation MSDPSAQPDHLKRSLCNRHLQLIAIGGAIGTGLFMGSGKTISLAGPSILFVYLIIGAMLFFVMRAMGELLLSNLEYKSFIDFSTDLLGPWAGFFCGWTYWFCWIITAIADVIAIAAYAQFWFPGLAPWIPALLCVLLLLSLNLVTVKLFGELEFWFALIKIVAICALILTGAGLVAWGFQSPSGHVASLANLWNDGGMFPMGIGGFFAGFQIAVFAFVGIELVGTTAAETADPRRNLPKAINSIPVRILVFYVLALIAIMAVTPWREVVPGKSPFVELFVLAGVPAAASLINFVVLTSATSSANSGIFSTSRMLYGLAEERHAPRGFARLSRAAVPARGLLFSCACLLGGTLLVYLIPNLVTAFTLVTTLAAVLFMFVWSLILCAYIAYRRKRPQLHAASAFKLPGGVLMCYVCLAFFAFVLALLTLQDDTRQALLASPAWFLLLGVGYALKRRGGARG
- a CDS encoding DMT family transporter encodes the protein MLKGVLLGFACYAAYSVSDAFVKGLEGTLPAYEVVFFGALLMLTALPFLKKRGDRWREVVVAQRPSIWLLRAFTGAVGNLSAVTAFTLLPMAEAFALIFLMPIFVTVLSVLLLKEEVRWRRWLAVIVGFVGVLIVLRPGFRHLSQGHVAAIVCGLVGAVSVISLRMAGPGEKRLTLYSACVLGPLLMGGLLMLPTFVWPTWQQWVLLAGYGLLAGLAAIFLMYASQLAPVSAVAPTQYSQMLWAIGFGYWLFHDHLDWPMLVGIALILGAGLFTLVREEKVTQWWRRTKIV
- a CDS encoding class I SAM-dependent methyltransferase, with translation MTHSTGPLLTRPLANALLVARDGGAATWTGSLDLQRSEGQALLATDSWQWHGQAYPYPSKLKDRTIYHWDGDEFAPVSRFGGALIKLVPTEWGAPTFEIDGIKMLPSAQLSPFEDARRKVALIEPRGKRVLDTCGGLGYFAACALEAGVTQLHSFEKNADVLWLRTLNPWSPDPAASDGRLQLEHADVGQAIGAIASDSVDALLHDPPRFGIAGELYSQAFYDQLARVLRRGGRLFHYTGSPNKLTSGRDVPREVAKRLEKAGFRAELALDGVLATRR
- a CDS encoding LysR family transcriptional regulator, which encodes MLDFGRLDLNLLLTLDALLAEHNVTRAAARLHLSQPSVSVHLAKLRAALDDPLLLPGPRGMRPTARAEALRAPLRQALEALQRAVAADTPFDPAQASNRWRVAATDYGESTILLPALAALRSAAPGTRLAVLEMAPLQIARQAEQGEIDLALHTRDGAPPHLRQRTLFAEDYVLVGRAEHPRLQRRPTLAQFCKLEHVIVSPDGGGFSGVTDAALHARGLQRRVVLSVPHFLFVIDVLRRTDLVAMLPERVVRAHSGLKVCAPPVPVAGYEMAMLWHERVHRDPAHRWLREQIAASV
- a CDS encoding NAD(P)H-dependent oxidoreductase; protein product: MNVLLVYAHPEPTSLNGALKDFAVQRLQAAGHHVQVSDLYATQWKPTLDAQDSLDGAAGDRFDPSLDSKRAFANGRQSADIAAEQDKLRWADAVLLQFPLWWFSMPAILKGWVDRVYAYGFAYGVGEHSDARWGDRYGEGNMAGKRAMLIVTTGGWESHYAPRGINGPIEDVLFPIQHGILHYPGFDVLPPFVVYRSSRMDADRFAQIRDTLGQRLDTLWSAAPIAFRKQNGGDYAMPELTLRPQIAQGQVGFAAHVTDSEEEASPAYDQRIPQT